A region from the Wolbachia endosymbiont of Folsomia candida genome encodes:
- a CDS encoding histidine phosphotransferase family protein yields the protein MELSTDLVEKINKIISNMVLTISSAVAGVEQMSISLSRADDKTLLTIKISNEHKQLSRSLIEKLTKKSEIDLNAKDINIYLTSLLLDHYNAKMNCICENNLLEIGLVIA from the coding sequence ATGGAGCTCAGCACCGATCTAGTTGAAAAGATAAATAAAATAATTTCTAATATGGTGCTAACTATATCAAGTGCTGTAGCGGGAGTTGAACAAATGTCTATTTCATTGAGTAGAGCAGACGATAAAACGCTGTTAACCATAAAAATTTCTAATGAACATAAGCAACTTAGCAGATCATTAATAGAGAAATTAACTAAAAAAAGTGAAATCGATTTAAATGCAAAAGACATCAATATTTATCTAACCTCTTTACTATTAGATCATTATAATGCAAAAATGAATTGTATTTGTGAAAATAATCTGCTGGAAATAGGTTTAGTTATAGCTTGA